The following nucleotide sequence is from Bacteroidales bacterium.
TTTTAAATAACTTGCAATTTACAATATTTTTTTTAAAAAACATACCATTAATTCACATAAATATCAATTTTAAGCAATTAAAAAAGCCCATCAGCTGATTTTCACGCAATAATTTAATTTTTAAAACTAAAATTAGTTGATTTGTACATTTAATTGTAATTTTGCACCTTCTTATTAAAACAAAAAACAAAATTGTATTATGAAGGTTAAATACAACGAATACAAACAATTAAAACTAACAGAACTCTCAGATGAAATAAGACATTGGTGGGAAAAAAACGATATTTTCAAAAAAAGTATTGAATCAAGAGATGGATGTCCTGAATATGTTTTTTATGAAGGTCCGCCTAGCGCAAACGGAATGCCCGGCATCCACCATGTTATGGCAAGAACTATTAAAGACTTATTTTGCAGATACAAAACTCTAAAAGGATTTCAAGTAAAACGAAAAGCTGGCTGGGACACACATGGGCTGCCAGTAGAAATAGGCGTTGAAAAAAAACTTGGCATCACAAAAGAAGACATTGGTAAAAGCATTTCTGTTGTTGATTATAACAACGAATGCCGCAAAGAAGTAATGAAATATAAAGACCAATGGGACGATTTAACTCGCAAAATTGGCTACTGGGTTGATTTAGACAATCCATATATTACTTTTGAAAATAAATATATAGAATCAGTTTGGTACTTAATAAAGCAATTATACGATAAAAATTTAGTTTACAAAGGCTACACAATACAGCCATATTCTCCTGCTGCAGGAACAGGCTTAAGCACTCACGAACTAAATCAGCCGGGTTGCTACAAAAATGTAAAAGACAACACTATTGTTGCTCAATTCAAAGTGATTAAAAACGAAAGGAGCCAATTTTTATTTAACAATGCCGATGTAAAAGGTGATATTTACCTTCTTGCATGGACAACAACTCCATGGACATTGCCATCAAACACAGGTTTAGCTGTTGGCGAAAATGTTGAATACAATCTAGTGCAAACATTCAATCCTTATACATTTAAGCCACAAGCTGTAATTTTGGCAGCACCATTGTTAAATCGCTGGTTCCCTAGCGAAAATGCTAAACTCAACATGGAAGATTACGAACCCGGACAAAAAAACATACCTTTTCGCGTTCTTTCTTCTTTTAAAGGGTCTGATTTAACCGAAATTCGCTTCGAGCAATTGCTTCCATACGCACAACCAGAAGAAGGAGACCCGTTTAGAGTTGTTGCAGGCGATTTTGTAACGACAGAAGATGGCACTGGCATTGTACACTTAGCTCCCAGCTTTGGTGCCGACGACTTTCGCATGGGCAAAAAATATAATTTAGGCGCTTTAACATTAGTAAATAAACAAGGCAAATTCACTGAAGAAATGGGCGAGTTTGCTGGCAAATACGTAAAAGCAGAATACTATCCAAACTACACTCCAGAAAACGAAAAAGAGCTGACAGTTGATATTGATATTATAATAAAACTGAAAACAGAAAACAAAGCTTTCCGTGCTGAGAGATACGAACACAGCTATCCACATTGCTGGCGAACAGACAAACCAATATTATACTACCCTCTTGATTCTTGGTTTATAAAAACCACTGCTTATCGCGACAGAATGATTGAGTTAAATAACACAATAAACTGGAAGCCAGAATCAACAGGTAGCGGAAGATTTGGGAATTGGCTTGAAAATCTTGTAGATTGGAATTTAAGCCGCTCTAGATATTGGGGAATTCCTTTGCCTATTTGGGTTAGCGAAGATGGAAGCGAAATCAAGTGCATCGGCTCTATTGAAGAGCTAATCAATGAAATCGAAAAGAGCATAAAATCTGGTTTCATGCAAAGCAACCCTGCGAGTGATTTTGTAGTTGGCGACATGAGCAAATCAAATTATGATAAATTTGACTTACACAAACCGTCTGTTGACCCAATTATTTTAGTTTCTGAAAGCGGCAAACCTATGCGCCGCGAGCCTGATTTAATTGACGTTTGGTTTGATAGCGGCTCTATGCCTTATGCTCAATGGCACTATCCTTTTGAAAATAAAGATGTTTTCAAAAAAAGTTTCCCTGCAGATTTCATTGCTGAAGGCGTTGACCAAACTAGAGGCTGGTTCTTTACATTACATGCAATAGCTACAATGGTTTTTGACTCTGTTGCTTATAAAAATGTGGTTTCAAACGGACTTGTTCTTGACAAAAATGGAAACAAAATGTCCAAACGTCTAGGTAACGCCGTAGATCCATTCGATACAATAGAGAAATACGGTCCTGACGCTACAAGATGGTACATGATAACCAATTCCCAACCTTGGGATAACCTAAAATTCGACAACGAAGGCGTGGCTGAAGTTCAACGAAAATTTTTCGGAACGCTTTATAACACCTACTCTTTCTTTGCTTTGTATGCTAATATTGACAATTTTGACTTCTCTGAAAAAGAAATTCCTATTGAAGAAAGAGCAGAACTAGACCAATGGATACTTTCAGAATTGAACAGCTTAATAATTTTGGTTGACGAAGCTTATTCTGAATACGAGCCAACAAAAGCTGGCAGAGCAATACATAAATTTACTGATGAATTTTTAAGCAACTGGTATGTAAGGCTTTCACGCCGCCGCTTTTGGAAAGGAGAAATGTCTAAAGATAAGATTTCTGCTTACCAAACTTTGTATTATGTGCTAGAAACGCTCTCTATTCTTATATCTCCAATTGCTCCATTTTTTGCAGAAAGGATTTACCAAGATTTGAACTCTGTAACAAAAAGGAAAAATGCTCTAAGCGTTCATCTATGCGACTTCCCTATTGCAAACAAGGAGCATATCGACAGCGATTTAGAAGAAAGAATGCAATTAGCTCAAAAAATTTCTTCTATGGTGCTTTCTCTACGCAAAAAAACCGGCAATAGAGTGCGTCAACCTCTTAGAAAAATTTTAATACCAAACACAAATCCTAAGCTAGAAACCCAACTTCCAAGCATTGAAAAAATTATTTTAGCAGAAGTAAATGTGAAAGAATTGGAGTTGTTTAAAGACGACGGTTCGTTTTTTATAAAGAAAATAAAAGCTGATTTCAAAAAACTTGGACCTAGATTTGGCAAGCAGATGAAAGAATTAGCAAATGCTATCGCAGAAATGACAAATTCTGAAATAAATCAATTAGAAAAGGATGGAGAATTTGAAATAAAATTATCTGATGGTGTTGCTAAAATTTATTCTGACGATGTTGAAATTACCACAGATGATATCCCGGGCTGGGTAGTAATGAGCGATGGCGGAATTTCTGTTGCCTTAGATGTTTCTATAGACGAAGATTTAATTAACGAAGGCATTGCTCGTGAGTTTGTAAACAGGATTCAAAACCTAAGAAAAGAACTTAATTTTGATGTTACTGACAAAATTAGCGTAATTGTTGAAAAAATACAAGACGTAGAAATTGCAATTACGAACAATTATGATTATATTTGCAATGAAATTTTAGCGACTGAACTTAAACTAAATGATAACTTAGGCAATGATGCCAATCTACTTGAATTAACTGATGATATAAGCGTTAAAACTATTATTAAAAAACTCTAAACCACTAGTTATGGCAAAAAAAGAAGTAGAAAAAACCC
It contains:
- a CDS encoding isoleucine--tRNA ligase; its protein translation is MKVKYNEYKQLKLTELSDEIRHWWEKNDIFKKSIESRDGCPEYVFYEGPPSANGMPGIHHVMARTIKDLFCRYKTLKGFQVKRKAGWDTHGLPVEIGVEKKLGITKEDIGKSISVVDYNNECRKEVMKYKDQWDDLTRKIGYWVDLDNPYITFENKYIESVWYLIKQLYDKNLVYKGYTIQPYSPAAGTGLSTHELNQPGCYKNVKDNTIVAQFKVIKNERSQFLFNNADVKGDIYLLAWTTTPWTLPSNTGLAVGENVEYNLVQTFNPYTFKPQAVILAAPLLNRWFPSENAKLNMEDYEPGQKNIPFRVLSSFKGSDLTEIRFEQLLPYAQPEEGDPFRVVAGDFVTTEDGTGIVHLAPSFGADDFRMGKKYNLGALTLVNKQGKFTEEMGEFAGKYVKAEYYPNYTPENEKELTVDIDIIIKLKTENKAFRAERYEHSYPHCWRTDKPILYYPLDSWFIKTTAYRDRMIELNNTINWKPESTGSGRFGNWLENLVDWNLSRSRYWGIPLPIWVSEDGSEIKCIGSIEELINEIEKSIKSGFMQSNPASDFVVGDMSKSNYDKFDLHKPSVDPIILVSESGKPMRREPDLIDVWFDSGSMPYAQWHYPFENKDVFKKSFPADFIAEGVDQTRGWFFTLHAIATMVFDSVAYKNVVSNGLVLDKNGNKMSKRLGNAVDPFDTIEKYGPDATRWYMITNSQPWDNLKFDNEGVAEVQRKFFGTLYNTYSFFALYANIDNFDFSEKEIPIEERAELDQWILSELNSLIILVDEAYSEYEPTKAGRAIHKFTDEFLSNWYVRLSRRRFWKGEMSKDKISAYQTLYYVLETLSILISPIAPFFAERIYQDLNSVTKRKNALSVHLCDFPIANKEHIDSDLEERMQLAQKISSMVLSLRKKTGNRVRQPLRKILIPNTNPKLETQLPSIEKIILAEVNVKELELFKDDGSFFIKKIKADFKKLGPRFGKQMKELANAIAEMTNSEINQLEKDGEFEIKLSDGVAKIYSDDVEITTDDIPGWVVMSDGGISVALDVSIDEDLINEGIAREFVNRIQNLRKELNFDVTDKISVIVEKIQDVEIAITNNYDYICNEILATELKLNDNLGNDANLLELTDDISVKTIIKKL